A genome region from Nocardiopsis exhalans includes the following:
- the arfB gene encoding alternative ribosome rescue aminoacyl-tRNA hydrolase ArfB — MAGQEETTGGLAVGPVTVPADALTWRFSRSSGPGGQHVNTSDTRVSLSLDVASCRALGATRRARALERLQGRLVDGVLTVSAQTHRSQVRNRVEARERLAAILAEAIAPPPPERRKTRPSRSAKRRRLEAKRRRGDVKKARSRPPLD, encoded by the coding sequence GTGGCGGGGCAGGAAGAGACCACGGGAGGTCTGGCCGTGGGACCCGTGACCGTTCCCGCCGACGCGTTGACGTGGCGGTTCTCCCGGTCCTCGGGGCCGGGCGGGCAGCATGTGAACACGTCGGACACCCGGGTGTCGCTGTCGTTGGACGTGGCCTCGTGCCGGGCGCTGGGCGCCACGCGGCGTGCGCGCGCCCTGGAGCGGCTCCAGGGGCGGCTGGTGGACGGGGTGTTGACGGTGTCGGCGCAGACGCACCGGTCCCAGGTCCGTAACCGGGTCGAGGCGCGGGAGCGGCTGGCGGCGATCTTGGCGGAGGCGATCGCGCCCCCGCCGCCGGAGCGCCGCAAGACGCGGCCGAGCCGGTCGGCGAAGCGTCGTCGGCTGGAGGCCAAGCGCCGCCGCGGTGACGTGAAGAAGGCGCGTTCGCGTCCGCCGCTGGACTGA
- the polA gene encoding DNA polymerase I — MVTKRETPEQTSPADGGRPRLLLLDGHSMAFRAFFALPVEKFGTSTGQSTNAVYGFASMLVKLLRDEEPTHVAVAWDLSGPTFRDEEYEDYKGGRSQTPPEFPSQVPLTQDLMRLIGVTNLSAPGFEADDVIATLAHQGGAAGMEVLIASGDRDAFQLVTEDCTVLYPGKSLSDLRRMDPEAVQDKYGVSPERYRDLAALVGEKADNLPGVPGVGPKTAAKWIQKFGSLEELVTRADEVPGKAGQNFRDHLDDVLRNQRLNKLVTDVALDAGVADLALGEADRAGVDALFDNLEFASNLRERLYAVIRSGGAEAEGAGDGEPAEGFEVDVTVAVTGGVAAWLAEHAAAEGLSEQAPAGLAVEGVWGQGTGRVDALAVTVPSGASLFVDPTQLDAADTEALAAFLADAERPKVVHEYKGALLALGAHGWSLGGVVSDSALAAYLVQPGQRRFDLADLCRKYLGRELEEDTDGAQMTLDLGEEGGSGRGHALAVRAAATRDLAGVLAAELDKRGGTHLLHEVELPLVDVLARLERAGIAADREYLEGLRAEFAAAARGAVERAHEIVGREFNLGSPKQLQQVLFEDLELPRTKKIKSGYTTDADALAWLATQTDSELPGVLLHHRDQTKLRTTVEGLLKTVGDDGRIHTTFNQTVAATGRLSSTDPNLQNIPVRTDVGRRIRRAFVVGAGFEELLTADYSQIELRIMAHLSGEKALIDAFNSGYDFHAQMASQVFGIAVEEVDGEARSKIKAMSYGLAYGLSAYGLSQQLGIEPAEAKKLMEDYFASFGGVRDYLNEVVDEARKVGYTETILGRRRYLPDLTSDNRQRREMAERMALNAPIQGSAADIIKVAMLQVDAALTEGGFASRVLLQVHDELVVELAPGEREAVENLVTHEMGSAYDLRVPLGVSVGSGQNWHDAAH; from the coding sequence GTGGTGACCAAGCGAGAGACCCCCGAACAGACATCCCCGGCCGACGGCGGGCGCCCCCGCCTGCTTCTTCTGGACGGCCACTCGATGGCCTTCCGCGCGTTCTTCGCGCTTCCGGTGGAGAAGTTCGGTACGAGTACCGGACAGTCCACCAACGCCGTCTACGGCTTCGCGTCCATGCTGGTGAAGCTGTTGCGCGATGAGGAGCCGACGCACGTCGCGGTGGCGTGGGACCTGTCGGGTCCCACCTTCCGGGACGAGGAGTACGAGGACTACAAGGGGGGCCGTTCGCAGACCCCGCCGGAGTTCCCCTCCCAGGTGCCGCTGACGCAGGACCTGATGCGGTTGATCGGGGTGACCAACCTGTCGGCGCCGGGGTTCGAGGCCGACGACGTGATCGCCACGCTCGCGCACCAGGGCGGTGCGGCCGGGATGGAGGTGCTGATCGCCTCCGGTGACCGGGACGCTTTCCAGCTGGTGACCGAGGACTGCACGGTGCTCTACCCGGGCAAGAGCCTGTCGGACCTGCGCCGGATGGACCCGGAGGCGGTCCAGGACAAGTACGGGGTGAGCCCGGAGCGGTACCGGGACCTGGCGGCGCTGGTGGGGGAGAAGGCCGACAACCTGCCGGGTGTGCCGGGGGTGGGTCCCAAGACCGCCGCCAAGTGGATCCAGAAGTTCGGTTCGCTGGAGGAGCTGGTCACCCGGGCTGACGAGGTGCCGGGTAAGGCGGGGCAGAACTTCCGCGACCACCTGGACGACGTGCTGCGCAACCAGCGGCTGAACAAGCTGGTCACCGACGTGGCGTTGGATGCGGGTGTGGCGGATCTGGCGCTGGGCGAGGCCGACCGGGCCGGGGTCGACGCCCTCTTCGACAACCTGGAGTTCGCCTCCAACCTGCGTGAGCGCCTGTACGCGGTGATCCGCTCGGGTGGGGCCGAGGCGGAGGGTGCCGGGGACGGCGAGCCCGCCGAGGGCTTCGAGGTGGACGTGACGGTCGCCGTGACCGGAGGGGTGGCGGCCTGGCTGGCCGAGCACGCAGCGGCCGAGGGACTCAGCGAGCAGGCCCCGGCGGGGCTGGCCGTGGAGGGCGTCTGGGGGCAGGGGACCGGCCGGGTGGACGCCCTGGCCGTCACCGTGCCGAGCGGGGCTTCGCTGTTCGTGGACCCCACCCAGTTGGACGCGGCCGACACCGAGGCGCTGGCGGCGTTTCTGGCGGACGCGGAGCGGCCCAAGGTGGTGCACGAGTACAAGGGCGCGCTGCTGGCCCTGGGGGCGCACGGGTGGTCGTTGGGCGGGGTGGTCAGTGACTCCGCGTTGGCGGCGTACCTGGTGCAGCCGGGGCAGCGCCGGTTCGACCTGGCGGATCTGTGCCGCAAGTACCTGGGCCGGGAGCTGGAGGAGGACACCGACGGTGCCCAGATGACCCTGGACCTGGGTGAGGAGGGCGGTAGCGGGCGCGGTCACGCCCTGGCGGTGCGGGCGGCTGCCACCCGGGACCTGGCGGGTGTGCTCGCCGCGGAGCTGGACAAGCGGGGTGGTACCCACCTGTTGCACGAGGTGGAGCTGCCGCTGGTGGACGTGCTGGCGCGGTTGGAGCGTGCGGGTATCGCCGCGGACCGTGAGTACCTGGAGGGGTTGCGGGCGGAGTTCGCCGCGGCCGCCCGGGGCGCGGTGGAGCGTGCGCACGAGATCGTGGGCCGCGAGTTCAACCTGGGTTCGCCCAAGCAGTTGCAGCAGGTGCTGTTCGAGGACCTGGAGCTGCCCAGGACCAAGAAGATCAAGTCGGGGTACACCACGGACGCGGACGCGTTGGCGTGGCTGGCGACGCAGACCGACAGCGAGCTGCCGGGGGTGCTGCTGCACCACCGGGACCAGACGAAGCTGCGGACGACCGTCGAGGGTCTGCTGAAGACGGTCGGGGACGACGGGCGGATCCACACCACGTTCAACCAGACGGTGGCGGCGACGGGGCGGCTCAGTTCGACCGACCCGAACCTGCAGAACATTCCGGTGCGCACGGACGTGGGGCGGCGGATCCGGCGGGCGTTCGTGGTCGGTGCGGGCTTCGAGGAGTTGCTCACGGCGGACTACAGCCAGATCGAGCTGCGTATCATGGCGCACCTGTCGGGTGAGAAGGCGCTGATCGACGCGTTCAACAGCGGGTACGACTTCCACGCGCAGATGGCCTCGCAGGTCTTCGGTATCGCGGTGGAGGAGGTCGACGGTGAGGCGCGTTCCAAGATCAAGGCGATGAGTTACGGGTTGGCGTACGGGCTGAGCGCGTACGGGCTGTCGCAGCAGCTGGGGATCGAGCCGGCTGAGGCGAAGAAGCTGATGGAGGACTACTTCGCGAGCTTCGGCGGGGTGCGCGACTACCTGAACGAGGTCGTGGACGAGGCCCGCAAGGTGGGGTACACCGAGACGATCCTGGGCCGGCGCCGCTACCTGCCGGACCTGACGAGCGACAACCGCCAGCGCCGGGAGATGGCCGAGCGGATGGCGTTGAACGCGCCGATCCAGGGTTCGGCGGCCGACATCATCAAGGTGGCGATGCTGCAGGTGGACGCGGCGCTGACCGAGGGCGGGTTCGCTTCCCGGGTGCTGTTGCAGGTGCACGACGAGCTCGTGGTGGAGCTCGCGCCGGGTGAGCGCGAGGCGGTCGAAAACCTCGTGACGCACGAGATGGGCTCGGCCTATGATCTGCGTGTTCCGCTGGGCGTTTCGGTCGGCAGCGGGCAGAACTGGCATGACGCCGCGCACTAG
- a CDS encoding GNAT family N-acetyltransferase, protein MFDIHPATPDDAGEIFTLQRAAYVDEAQAYGDPFILPLTEGLSRIEGLLAADEALVLKAVAGHRLVGAVRAGTTETTGVVGRLVVAPDQRRRGIARALLTRVERDLRERRPDLTALTLFTGAQSPENQRLYRALGYAETHRERVADHLVMVHMRKELEQVASSSR, encoded by the coding sequence GTGTTCGACATCCACCCGGCCACCCCGGATGACGCCGGTGAGATCTTCACCCTGCAGCGTGCCGCCTACGTCGACGAGGCCCAGGCCTACGGAGACCCGTTCATCCTGCCGCTCACCGAAGGGCTGTCCCGGATCGAGGGGCTGCTCGCCGCCGACGAGGCCCTGGTGCTCAAGGCCGTGGCCGGGCACCGCCTGGTCGGGGCGGTGCGGGCCGGGACCACCGAGACCACCGGGGTGGTCGGCCGCCTCGTGGTCGCCCCGGACCAGCGCCGACGGGGGATCGCCCGGGCGCTGCTGACCCGGGTGGAGCGGGATCTGCGCGAACGCAGGCCCGACCTGACGGCGCTGACCCTGTTCACCGGGGCGCAGAGCCCGGAGAACCAGCGCCTGTACCGGGCGCTGGGCTACGCCGAGACCCACCGGGAACGGGTCGCCGACCACCTGGTGATGGTGCACATGCGTAAGGAGTTGGAGCAGGTGGCGAGTTCGAGCAGGTGA
- a CDS encoding transposase has protein sequence MLPHPTLPPTLQRLLNHFWPHFTQPTFTTFTALLTGLITHTGPRTVCGMLTGSGLARHWHHDRAHAFFSRRKWNPHHLGQTMAHLIAQAFTRPGQDLTLVIDDTLIKRSGRRVWGRFRQHNGARPKNNPLAWGVCFVVTALAVRLPGRTTALALPVLTACWRPCPTKPSPGTAGHNGPVPHPRTANLSWTAATARVVDSARSRYDQARHGLQLRQAKQAALPAGHRLPGPDPTPALKERLNRCAQELAAAQAAHDQALDQVLQATTPTSGPTNQDEEETEQRPTKTETAIALATRLAHQFPDRTIHVVADSAYHSPALRVLPPNLTWTFRLAANAVLHQAPPPAPAGTPTRPGRPRYAGPRLGTPEQIAATANFVALGDDTGQEMAVIDCRWVRSLGPTPLRLIVVRDPHSPKAYKVALLSTDTTSPAEEIVRRYADRWPIEVCFQDSRAHLGLEQAHNRTRAAVERTVPFQLLAYSLVVVWYRWHGQGQADVAARRRDQPWYQSKTDLAFSDMIAALRRQVIEHRISCRVPDLGVRGLIREIVRDWFDIAA, from the coding sequence ATGCTCCCACACCCCACCCTACCCCCGACCCTGCAACGCCTGCTCAACCACTTTTGGCCCCACTTCACCCAACCCACCTTCACCACCTTCACCGCCCTACTCACCGGGCTGATCACCCACACCGGACCCCGCACCGTGTGCGGCATGCTCACCGGCTCCGGCCTGGCCCGCCACTGGCACCACGACCGCGCCCACGCCTTCTTCTCCCGCCGCAAATGGAACCCCCACCACCTGGGCCAGACCATGGCCCACCTCATCGCCCAGGCCTTCACCCGCCCGGGCCAGGACCTGACCCTGGTCATCGATGACACCCTGATCAAACGGTCGGGCCGCCGCGTCTGGGGCCGGTTCCGCCAACACAACGGAGCCCGACCCAAGAACAACCCCCTGGCCTGGGGTGTGTGCTTCGTGGTCACCGCCCTGGCCGTGCGCCTGCCCGGCAGGACCACAGCCCTGGCCCTACCCGTGCTGACCGCGTGCTGGCGGCCCTGCCCCACCAAACCAAGCCCCGGCACAGCAGGCCACAACGGCCCGGTGCCCCACCCCCGGACCGCGAACCTGTCCTGGACCGCCGCCACCGCCCGCGTTGTGGACAGCGCCCGCTCCCGCTACGACCAAGCCCGCCATGGTCTGCAACTCCGCCAAGCCAAGCAAGCCGCCCTACCGGCGGGGCACCGCCTGCCCGGCCCCGACCCCACCCCCGCCCTGAAAGAGCGCCTGAACCGGTGCGCCCAAGAACTAGCCGCCGCCCAGGCCGCCCACGACCAGGCCCTGGACCAGGTGCTGCAGGCCACCACCCCCACCAGCGGCCCCACCAATCAGGACGAGGAAGAAACCGAACAGCGGCCCACCAAGACCGAGACCGCGATCGCTCTGGCCACCCGCCTGGCCCACCAGTTCCCCGACCGCACCATCCACGTGGTAGCCGACTCGGCCTACCACAGCCCGGCCCTGCGCGTCCTTCCACCCAACCTGACCTGGACCTTTCGCCTGGCGGCCAACGCGGTCCTGCACCAGGCACCCCCGCCCGCACCGGCGGGCACCCCCACCCGGCCCGGCCGTCCCCGCTACGCGGGCCCCCGGTTGGGCACCCCCGAACAGATCGCCGCGACCGCCAACTTCGTCGCTTTGGGCGACGACACCGGTCAGGAGATGGCCGTCATCGACTGCCGGTGGGTGCGCTCCCTGGGTCCCACACCCCTGCGCCTGATTGTGGTGCGCGACCCGCACAGCCCCAAGGCCTACAAGGTGGCGTTGCTGAGCACCGACACCACCAGCCCTGCTGAAGAGATCGTGCGGCGCTATGCGGACCGGTGGCCGATCGAGGTGTGTTTCCAGGACAGTCGAGCCCATCTGGGTTTGGAGCAGGCCCACAACCGCACCCGCGCCGCGGTGGAGCGCACGGTCCCCTTCCAGCTGCTGGCCTACAGCTTGGTGGTGGTCTGGTATCGGTGGCACGGCCAGGGGCAAGCGGACGTGGCCGCCCGCCGCCGCGACCAGCCCTGGTATCAGTCCAAGACCGATCTGGCGTTCTCGGACATGATCGCCGCGCTCAGAAGGCAGGTGATCGAACACCGAATATCGTGCAGGGTGCCCGACCTGGGGGTGCGTGGGTTAATCCGAGAGATCGTCAGGGACTGGTTCGACATCGCAGCGTGA
- the coaE gene encoding dephospho-CoA kinase: MLKVGLTGGIGSGKSAVSSALSSYGAVVIDADAIAREVVEPGTPGLAEVVAEFGEGVLTPEGRLDRPRLGEIVFADEARLAGLNAIVHPRVAERSGQLMEEALASDAKVVVYDVPLLVENGLESLYDVVVVVDTPDEVRVERVSRDRGMPREQVRARIDAQADRRTRLASADLVVDNSGTREELAERVAELWRDLLERAG; this comes from the coding sequence ATGCTGAAAGTGGGACTCACCGGCGGGATCGGTTCGGGTAAGAGCGCGGTGTCCTCCGCGCTGTCCTCCTACGGTGCGGTGGTGATCGACGCCGACGCCATCGCCCGCGAGGTCGTCGAGCCCGGCACCCCGGGGCTGGCGGAGGTCGTCGCCGAGTTCGGGGAGGGGGTGCTCACCCCCGAGGGGCGGCTGGACCGGCCCAGACTCGGGGAGATCGTCTTCGCCGACGAGGCCCGGCTGGCCGGCCTCAACGCCATCGTGCACCCCCGCGTGGCCGAGCGCAGCGGCCAGCTCATGGAGGAGGCGCTGGCCTCCGACGCCAAGGTCGTGGTCTACGACGTGCCGCTGCTGGTGGAGAACGGGCTGGAGTCGCTCTACGACGTCGTGGTCGTGGTGGACACCCCGGACGAGGTCCGTGTGGAACGCGTCTCCAGGGACCGGGGGATGCCGCGCGAGCAGGTGCGGGCCCGGATCGACGCCCAGGCCGACCGGCGGACCCGGCTGGCCTCGGCCGACCTGGTGGTGGACAACTCCGGTACTCGCGAGGAACTCGCCGAACGCGTCGCCGAGCTGTGGCGCGACCTCTTGGAGCGTGCCGGTTAG
- a CDS encoding ABC transporter substrate-binding protein: protein MASKKVLGLTAATAALVLGLTACGNGDGDNGANGGGGGNGEAGEEFTFGILYPQTGALAFLGPPQIEAAKYAISEINDAGGILGNDVPAIVEGDEAGDAAQANQAANDLVSADVNAVIGAAASSMTQASYDTITAAEIVQCSGSNTAPDLTDIDDGGYYFRTAPSDLLSGPVLARQMIDDNHVDIAIVARADDYGDGYLRAVEEELEAQGANVVTTESYDPDATNFASVINSVTGEDPDAIALISFQEGAQVMAELIEAGIEGDQLYITDGLNDPELGETVNEDDPSVIDGVTGVAPGADNPEFNDGLRDFAPELDVFQFAPQVFDCVTAIALAAEAAGSVNGSDYVEHLPEISRPEGTECFSFAECRDLINDGEDIDFQGTSGNIDFDDNGDPTAATFEVFHFGDDGYETLGFEEYSANE, encoded by the coding sequence ATGGCAAGCAAGAAGGTCCTAGGACTCACTGCCGCAACCGCGGCCCTCGTGCTCGGGCTGACCGCATGTGGCAACGGTGACGGAGACAACGGCGCCAACGGCGGCGGTGGCGGCAACGGCGAGGCCGGCGAAGAATTCACCTTCGGCATCCTCTACCCCCAGACCGGTGCCCTCGCCTTCCTCGGCCCGCCCCAGATCGAAGCCGCCAAGTACGCGATCTCCGAGATCAACGACGCCGGCGGCATCCTCGGCAACGACGTCCCCGCCATCGTCGAAGGCGACGAGGCCGGCGACGCCGCCCAGGCCAACCAGGCGGCCAACGACCTCGTCTCGGCCGACGTCAACGCCGTCATCGGCGCCGCGGCCTCCAGCATGACCCAGGCCAGCTACGACACCATCACCGCGGCCGAGATCGTCCAGTGCTCGGGCTCCAACACCGCACCCGACCTCACCGACATCGACGACGGCGGCTACTACTTCCGCACCGCGCCCAGCGACCTGCTCTCCGGCCCGGTCCTGGCCCGCCAGATGATCGACGACAACCACGTCGACATCGCCATCGTCGCCCGCGCCGACGACTACGGCGACGGCTACCTCCGTGCTGTCGAGGAGGAGCTCGAGGCCCAGGGCGCCAACGTGGTCACCACAGAGAGCTACGACCCCGACGCCACCAACTTCGCCTCCGTGATCAACTCGGTCACCGGCGAAGACCCCGACGCGATCGCGCTGATCTCCTTCCAGGAGGGCGCCCAGGTCATGGCCGAGCTCATCGAGGCCGGCATCGAGGGCGACCAGCTCTACATCACCGACGGCCTCAACGACCCGGAGCTCGGTGAGACCGTCAACGAGGACGACCCCAGCGTCATCGACGGCGTCACCGGCGTCGCTCCCGGCGCGGACAACCCCGAGTTCAACGACGGCCTGCGTGACTTCGCCCCGGAACTCGACGTCTTCCAGTTCGCCCCGCAGGTCTTCGACTGCGTCACCGCGATCGCTCTGGCCGCCGAGGCCGCCGGGTCCGTGAACGGCTCCGACTACGTCGAGCACCTGCCGGAGATCAGCCGCCCCGAGGGCACCGAGTGCTTCAGCTTCGCCGAATGCCGTGACCTCATCAACGACGGCGAGGACATCGACTTCCAGGGCACCAGCGGCAACATCGACTTCGACGACAACGGCGACCCCACCGCCGCCACCTTCGAGGTCTTCCACTTCGGCGACGACGGCTACGAGACCCTCGGCTTCGAGGAGTACTCGGCGAACGAGTAA
- the rpsA gene encoding 30S ribosomal protein S1, whose translation MTSSTEATSTPQVAVNDIGSEEAFLAAIDETIKYFNDGDIVEGTIVKVDRDEVLLDIGYKTEGVIPSRELSIKHDVDPGEVVAVGDQVEALVLQKEDKEGRLILSKKRAQYERAWGTIEKIKEEDGVVTGTVIEVVKGGLILDIGLRGFLPASLVEMRRVRDLQPYVGRELEAKIIELDKNRNNVVLSRRAWLEQTQSEVRQTFLNTLQKGQIRKGVVSSIVNFGAFVDLGGVDGLVHVSELSWKHIDHPSEVVEVGQEVTVEVLDVDMERERVSLSLKATQEDPWQQFARTHQIGQVVPGKVTKLVPFGAFVRVEEGIEGLVHISELAERHVEVPEQVVQVGTEIFVKIIDIDLDRRRISLSLKQANESVSPDQVDFDPTLYGMAADYDEQGNYKYPEGFDADSGEWLEGFEAQRDEWERSYAEAQARFEAHRKQVEEALAAEADAANAPAPEEEEEDYTGGAAQNTGGSSSSSDSTSGALASDEALAALREKLAGGEA comes from the coding sequence ATGACGAGCAGCACCGAGGCCACCTCGACACCCCAGGTAGCGGTCAACGACATCGGGTCCGAGGAAGCCTTCCTCGCGGCGATCGACGAGACCATCAAGTACTTCAACGACGGTGACATTGTCGAGGGCACCATCGTGAAGGTCGATCGAGACGAGGTCTTGCTCGACATCGGCTACAAGACCGAGGGTGTGATCCCCTCCCGGGAACTGTCGATCAAGCACGACGTCGACCCCGGTGAGGTCGTTGCTGTCGGCGACCAGGTCGAAGCCCTCGTTCTCCAGAAGGAGGACAAGGAAGGCCGTCTGATCCTGTCCAAGAAGCGCGCTCAGTACGAGCGGGCCTGGGGCACGATCGAGAAGATCAAGGAAGAGGACGGCGTCGTCACCGGCACCGTCATCGAGGTCGTCAAGGGCGGCCTCATCCTCGACATCGGCCTGCGCGGCTTCCTGCCCGCGTCGCTGGTCGAGATGCGTCGCGTCCGCGACCTGCAGCCCTACGTCGGCCGCGAGCTCGAAGCGAAGATCATCGAGCTGGACAAGAACCGCAACAACGTGGTCCTGTCCCGTCGCGCCTGGCTGGAGCAGACCCAGTCCGAGGTTCGCCAGACGTTCCTCAACACCCTCCAGAAGGGTCAGATCCGCAAGGGCGTCGTCTCCTCGATCGTCAACTTCGGTGCCTTCGTGGACCTGGGTGGCGTCGACGGTCTGGTGCACGTCTCCGAGCTGTCCTGGAAGCACATCGACCACCCGAGCGAGGTTGTCGAGGTCGGCCAGGAGGTCACCGTCGAGGTTCTCGACGTTGACATGGAGCGCGAGCGCGTCTCCCTGTCGCTCAAGGCGACCCAGGAAGACCCGTGGCAGCAGTTCGCCCGGACCCACCAGATCGGCCAGGTCGTCCCCGGCAAGGTCACCAAGCTGGTTCCGTTCGGTGCGTTCGTCCGCGTCGAAGAGGGCATCGAGGGTCTGGTCCACATCTCCGAGCTGGCCGAGCGCCACGTCGAGGTGCCGGAGCAGGTCGTCCAGGTCGGCACCGAGATCTTCGTCAAGATCATCGACATCGACCTCGACCGCCGTCGCATCAGCCTCTCGCTGAAGCAGGCCAACGAGAGCGTCTCGCCCGACCAGGTGGACTTCGACCCCACCCTGTACGGCATGGCCGCGGACTACGACGAGCAGGGCAACTACAAGTACCCCGAGGGCTTCGACGCGGACAGCGGCGAGTGGCTCGAGGGCTTCGAGGCCCAGCGCGACGAGTGGGAGCGCAGCTACGCCGAGGCGCAGGCTCGCTTCGAGGCTCACCGCAAGCAGGTTGAGGAGGCGCTCGCGGCCGAGGCCGACGCCGCCAACGCTCCTGCTCCGGAGGAGGAAGAGGAGGACTACACCGGTGGTGCCGCGCAGAACACCGGCGGTTCGTCGTCCAGCTCCGACTCCACCAGCGGCGCGCTCGCCTCTGACGAGGCGCTGGCCGCCCTCCGCGAGAAGCTCGCGGGCGGCGAGGCCTAA
- a CDS encoding PaaI family thioesterase: MTTDADTLRELIDSGALIGGLGQTMGIEITEASTERVVGRMPVEGNRQPFGLLHGGASCVLAESLGSIGSTIHAQQFARIAVGIEINATHHRSATEGHVTGVATPVHLGRTLATWDITITDDNGKKVCTSRLTCMLRDAPQ; encoded by the coding sequence ATGACCACAGACGCCGACACACTGCGCGAACTCATCGACTCCGGCGCACTCATCGGCGGACTGGGCCAGACCATGGGCATCGAGATCACCGAGGCCTCCACCGAACGCGTCGTGGGCCGCATGCCGGTCGAAGGCAACCGCCAGCCCTTCGGGCTCCTGCACGGCGGCGCCTCCTGCGTCCTCGCCGAGTCCCTCGGATCCATCGGCTCCACCATCCACGCCCAGCAGTTCGCCCGCATCGCCGTGGGCATCGAGATCAACGCGACCCACCACCGCTCCGCCACCGAAGGCCACGTCACCGGGGTAGCCACCCCCGTCCACCTGGGCCGCACCCTCGCCACCTGGGACATCACCATCACCGACGACAACGGCAAGAAGGTGTGCACCTCCCGGCTGACCTGCATGCTGCGCGACGCACCCCAGTAA